A genomic stretch from Cellulomonas sp. KRMCY2 includes:
- the trxA gene encoding thioredoxin, which produces MPTIDLTASTFEQTVRDNDIVLVDFWAAWCGPCRAFAPVFQAASEQHPDIVFGKVDTEAEQALAGQAGITSIPTLMVFRDGILIYAEPGALPGPALADLIGQVRALDMAAVHAQVAARQPVS; this is translated from the coding sequence ATGCCCACCATCGATCTCACCGCCAGTACCTTCGAGCAGACGGTCCGTGACAACGACATCGTGCTCGTGGACTTCTGGGCCGCCTGGTGCGGCCCGTGCCGCGCGTTCGCGCCGGTCTTCCAGGCCGCGTCCGAGCAGCACCCGGACATCGTCTTCGGCAAGGTCGACACCGAGGCCGAGCAGGCCCTCGCCGGACAGGCCGGGATCACGTCGATCCCGACCCTGATGGTCTTCCGCGACGGCATCCTGATCTACGCCGAGCCCGGCGCCCTTCCCGGTCCGGCCCTCGCCGACCTGATCGGCCAGGTGCGCGCCCTCGACATGGCGGCCGTCCACGCCCAGGTCGCCGCCCGGCAGCCGGTCTCCTGA
- a CDS encoding uracil-xanthine permease family protein — protein sequence MSSIGWRVHGDGRQVSPGTVVGPDERLSWPRTIGIGMQHVVAMFGATFLVPLITGLPPATTLFFSAVGTSIFLLITRNRLPSYLGSSFAFLAPIAAAKAQGGMAVALGGVMITGVLLAVVGLVVHLAGSRWIDIVMPPVVTGTIVALIGLNLAPVAWTNVQASPITAMVTLFAIILITVFFRGIVGRLAILLGVLVGYAVAVIRGEIDFTSVEAAGWVGLPHFTAPSFDLAVLGLFIPVVFVLIAENVGHVKSVAAMTGKDLDPMIGRALLADGLATTLAGAGGGSGTTTYAENIGVMAATRVYSTAAYWVAAATALVLSLSPKFGELIATIPGGVLGGATTVLYGMIGILGARIWVQNKVDFSDPVNLTTAAVALIVGIANYSWTAGDVRFEGIALGTAAAIGIYHLMRSIARWRGTTAEPVSPASVPGGDELERQSDRH from the coding sequence ATGAGCAGCATCGGTTGGCGCGTGCACGGAGATGGCCGCCAGGTGAGTCCGGGGACCGTCGTCGGCCCGGACGAGCGCCTGAGCTGGCCCCGCACCATCGGCATCGGCATGCAGCACGTCGTCGCGATGTTCGGCGCGACCTTCCTGGTTCCGTTGATCACCGGCCTGCCGCCGGCGACGACGCTGTTCTTCTCCGCCGTCGGCACCTCGATCTTCCTGCTGATCACGCGCAACCGGCTGCCCAGCTACCTGGGTTCGAGCTTCGCGTTCCTGGCCCCGATCGCCGCGGCCAAGGCGCAGGGCGGGATGGCGGTCGCCCTCGGCGGCGTGATGATCACCGGTGTGCTGCTCGCCGTCGTCGGTCTGGTGGTGCACCTGGCCGGCTCGCGCTGGATCGACATCGTGATGCCGCCCGTCGTGACCGGCACGATCGTCGCTCTCATCGGGCTCAACCTGGCGCCGGTCGCGTGGACCAACGTGCAGGCGTCGCCGATCACCGCGATGGTCACGCTCTTCGCGATCATCCTGATCACTGTCTTCTTCCGCGGCATCGTCGGGCGGTTGGCGATCCTGCTGGGTGTGCTCGTGGGCTACGCCGTCGCGGTGATCCGCGGCGAGATCGACTTCACCTCGGTCGAGGCCGCCGGGTGGGTCGGCCTGCCGCACTTCACCGCACCGTCCTTCGACCTCGCCGTCCTCGGCCTGTTCATCCCGGTGGTCTTCGTCCTGATCGCCGAGAACGTCGGCCACGTGAAGTCGGTCGCCGCGATGACCGGCAAGGACCTCGACCCGATGATCGGCCGCGCGCTGCTCGCGGACGGCCTGGCCACGACGCTCGCCGGCGCGGGGGGCGGCTCCGGCACGACGACGTACGCCGAGAACATCGGCGTCATGGCGGCGACGCGGGTGTACTCGACCGCCGCCTACTGGGTCGCAGCCGCGACGGCGCTGGTGCTGAGCCTGTCGCCGAAGTTCGGGGAGCTCATCGCGACGATCCCCGGCGGGGTGCTCGGCGGGGCGACGACGGTCCTCTACGGCATGATCGGCATCCTCGGTGCGCGGATCTGGGTCCAGAACAAGGTCGACTTCTCCGACCCGGTCAACCTCACGACGGCCGCCGTCGCGCTCATCGTCGGCATCGCGAACTACAGCTGGACAGCCGGTGACGTCCGCTTCGAGGGGATCGCACTGGGCACCGCCGCGGCGATCGGCATCTACCACCTGATGCGTTCGATCGCCCGGTGGCGGGGAACGACGGCCGAGCCGGTCAGCCCGGCGTCGGTGCCCGGCGGCGACGAGCTCGAGCGTCAGAGCGACAGGCACTGA
- a CDS encoding DMT family transporter, with translation MTTSDRQADPGRRPAMPDPPAMSDPRARSALPALPTLAIGVSVVLWASAFVGIRILGSDVSPGALTFGRLLVGSLALGALLATKHQAWPARADWPSLIWIGVLWFAVYNVALNAAEQRIDAGTAAMLVNVAPVLLAVLAGLRLGEGFPRPLIVGSVIGFVGVVVIGLATSNAADADVWGVVLCFVAAAAYAVSVIMQKPLLARSSGLQVTWIACTVGAVVCLPFAPQLVTDLRAAGPEAAAGIVYLGLFPTAIAFTTWAYALARSDAGRLGATTYLVPPIAIGLGWLLLDEVPPVLALTGGLLCLIGVAVTRRTGRRASPDGPIAAAGAPVRAWPGRQRARATRLDP, from the coding sequence ATGACGACGAGCGATCGACAGGCCGACCCGGGTCGACGGCCGGCCATGCCGGACCCGCCGGCCATGTCGGACCCGCGAGCCCGGTCGGCTCTCCCGGCTCTGCCCACGCTGGCCATCGGCGTGTCGGTGGTGCTCTGGGCGTCCGCGTTCGTCGGCATCCGCATCCTCGGGTCGGACGTGTCGCCCGGCGCCCTGACCTTCGGCCGCCTCCTGGTCGGCAGCCTCGCCCTCGGCGCCCTCCTGGCGACGAAGCATCAGGCATGGCCCGCGCGCGCGGACTGGCCCTCCTTGATCTGGATCGGCGTGCTCTGGTTCGCCGTGTACAACGTCGCGCTGAATGCCGCCGAGCAGCGGATCGACGCCGGCACGGCGGCGATGCTCGTCAACGTCGCGCCGGTCCTGCTCGCCGTCCTGGCCGGCCTCCGGCTCGGCGAGGGCTTCCCCCGTCCGCTCATCGTCGGCAGCGTGATCGGCTTCGTCGGCGTCGTGGTGATCGGCCTCGCAACCTCGAACGCGGCGGACGCGGACGTCTGGGGCGTCGTCCTGTGCTTCGTCGCCGCTGCCGCGTACGCGGTGTCGGTGATCATGCAGAAGCCGTTGCTCGCGCGCTCCTCGGGGCTCCAGGTCACCTGGATCGCGTGCACCGTCGGCGCGGTCGTCTGCCTGCCCTTCGCGCCGCAGCTGGTCACAGATCTGCGCGCGGCCGGTCCGGAAGCAGCCGCGGGCATCGTGTACCTCGGCCTGTTCCCGACCGCGATCGCCTTCACGACCTGGGCATACGCCCTGGCGCGCAGCGACGCCGGCCGGCTCGGCGCCACCACCTACCTCGTGCCACCGATCGCGATCGGACTCGGCTGGCTGCTGCTCGACGAGGTCCCACCGGTGCTCGCACTCACCGGCGGGCTGCTCTGCCTCATCGGCGTCGCCGTCACCCGACGCACCGGACGGCGGGCGTCACCGGACGGCCCGATCGCCGCCGCGGGCGCCCCCGTGCGCGCGTGGCCGGGACGGCAGCGCGCGCGCGCGACTAGACTCGACCCGTGA
- the gtfA gene encoding sucrose phosphorylase, giving the protein MRNQVQLIAYADRFGGDLPGVGRLLREKFGEAFGGVHVLPFFTAYDGVDAGFDPVDHTAVDPRLGSWDDVRDLGRDLDTVVDVIVNHVSADSAQFQDVVAKGAASPWADMFLTMSTVFPVGATESDLTAIYRPRPGLPFTPVTLGGQRRLVWTTFTAAQIDIDVASPSAQAYLVSVLDTLAAAGVTLIRFDAVGYAVKTPGTTCFMTPETFAFIDRLTALARQRGLEVLVEVHSYYRRQVEIGRSVDRVYDFALPPLVLHALYTGDGGPLAAWMRIRPANAVTVLDTHDGIGVIDVGPDQTEPDRPGLLTPAQVDALVEGIHQRTDGASRQATGWAASNLDVYQVNSTFYDALGRDDHRYLAARALQFFTPGIPQVYYVGALAGHNDLDLLARTGVGRDINRHRYTDAEVDAALERPVVTALLALARFRNTLDVFDGDFSMAAEQDGRVLTLTWVDGDRRASLRVDLGAGRASLEWTADGTTRRTDDLLVSPPE; this is encoded by the coding sequence ATGCGCAACCAGGTTCAGCTCATCGCCTACGCCGATCGGTTCGGCGGCGACCTCCCGGGCGTCGGCCGCCTCCTGCGGGAGAAGTTCGGCGAGGCCTTCGGTGGCGTGCACGTGCTGCCGTTCTTCACCGCGTACGACGGCGTGGACGCGGGCTTCGACCCGGTGGACCACACCGCTGTCGACCCGCGCCTCGGCTCCTGGGACGACGTGCGCGACCTGGGACGCGACCTCGACACCGTCGTCGACGTGATCGTCAACCACGTCTCGGCCGACTCCGCGCAGTTCCAGGACGTCGTCGCCAAGGGTGCCGCGTCCCCGTGGGCGGACATGTTCCTCACGATGAGCACGGTGTTCCCGGTGGGTGCGACCGAGAGCGACCTGACCGCCATCTACCGACCGCGGCCGGGCCTGCCCTTCACCCCCGTGACGCTCGGTGGGCAGCGGCGCCTGGTCTGGACGACCTTCACCGCAGCGCAGATCGACATCGACGTCGCCTCGCCGTCGGCCCAGGCGTACCTCGTCTCGGTCCTCGACACGCTGGCTGCGGCCGGCGTCACGCTCATCCGGTTCGACGCGGTCGGCTACGCCGTCAAGACGCCGGGCACCACCTGTTTCATGACACCCGAGACGTTCGCCTTCATCGACCGGCTCACGGCACTCGCCCGGCAGCGCGGCCTCGAGGTGCTCGTCGAGGTGCACTCCTACTATCGCCGCCAGGTCGAGATCGGTCGCTCGGTCGACCGCGTCTACGACTTCGCCCTTCCGCCGCTCGTGCTGCACGCCCTGTACACCGGTGACGGGGGTCCGCTGGCGGCGTGGATGCGGATCCGGCCGGCCAACGCGGTCACGGTGCTCGACACCCACGACGGCATCGGTGTGATCGACGTCGGGCCGGACCAGACCGAGCCTGACCGACCCGGGCTGCTCACCCCGGCGCAGGTCGACGCGCTCGTCGAGGGCATCCACCAGCGCACGGACGGGGCGAGCCGGCAGGCGACCGGCTGGGCGGCGTCCAACCTCGACGTCTACCAGGTCAACTCGACCTTCTACGACGCGCTCGGTCGGGACGATCACCGGTACCTCGCGGCGCGTGCGCTGCAGTTCTTCACACCGGGGATCCCGCAGGTCTACTACGTCGGGGCACTGGCCGGTCACAACGACCTGGACCTGCTGGCACGGACCGGCGTCGGCCGGGACATCAATCGTCACCGCTACACGGACGCCGAGGTCGACGCGGCCCTCGAACGGCCCGTGGTCACGGCTCTGCTCGCGCTCGCGCGCTTCCGCAACACGCTCGACGTGTTCGACGGCGACTTCTCGATGGCTGCCGAGCAGGACGGCCGGGTCCTGACGCTGACCTGGGTGGACGGCGACCGTCGGGCGAGTCTCCGGGTCGACCTCGGTGCGGGCAGGGCGTCGCTGGAGTGGACGGCGGACGGGACGACGCGGCGCACCGACGACCTGCTCGTCTCGCCGCCCGAGTAG
- a CDS encoding DUF302 domain-containing protein, protein MSYAISTTVDQPFEQTVTAVRTALADQGFGVLTEIDLAATLKAKLDVDIAPQVILGACRPPLAHHGLQVEESLGVLLPCNVVVRSLGDTSTRVEALDPLTMVTLTGNPALAEVAEDAAARLRLALAALTVPVG, encoded by the coding sequence GTGAGCTATGCGATCAGCACCACCGTCGACCAGCCGTTCGAGCAGACCGTCACGGCGGTCCGGACCGCCCTCGCCGACCAGGGCTTCGGCGTCCTGACCGAGATCGACCTCGCGGCGACCCTCAAGGCCAAGCTCGACGTCGACATCGCGCCGCAGGTCATCCTCGGCGCCTGTCGACCCCCGCTGGCCCACCACGGCCTGCAGGTCGAGGAGTCCCTCGGCGTGCTCCTGCCGTGCAACGTCGTCGTCCGCTCGCTCGGCGACACGAGCACCCGGGTCGAGGCCCTCGACCCGCTGACGATGGTGACCCTCACCGGCAACCCGGCCCTCGCCGAGGTGGCGGAGGACGCCGCCGCACGCCTGCGGCTCGCCCTGGCCGCACTGACCGTCCCGGTCGGCTGA
- a CDS encoding gluconokinase: MADDARPGPPAQHLVIMGVAGSGKTTLAEVLADRLGWPYAEADDFHPPANVQKMAAGIALTDDDRWPWLRALRDWLTEQSRAGRSSIVTCSALRSAYRDVLGEAEGTVRFVHLTAAPEVIGNRLATRVGHFMPAALLPSQLGTLEPLRDSEDGVTVVVDAPPDVVADRVLEALGLGAGQS; encoded by the coding sequence ATGGCGGACGACGCGCGGCCCGGACCACCGGCCCAGCACCTGGTGATCATGGGGGTCGCAGGCTCGGGAAAGACGACTCTCGCCGAGGTCCTCGCCGACCGCCTCGGCTGGCCTTACGCGGAGGCCGACGACTTCCATCCCCCGGCCAACGTGCAGAAGATGGCCGCGGGCATCGCCTTGACCGACGACGACAGGTGGCCCTGGTTGCGCGCCCTGCGCGACTGGCTGACCGAGCAGTCCCGCGCGGGACGGAGCTCGATCGTCACGTGCTCCGCGCTGCGGTCCGCCTACCGCGACGTCCTCGGCGAGGCCGAGGGCACGGTGCGGTTCGTGCACCTGACAGCGGCGCCGGAGGTCATCGGGAACCGGCTGGCGACCAGGGTCGGACACTTCATGCCGGCGGCCCTGCTGCCGTCGCAGCTGGGCACCCTCGAGCCGCTGCGGGACTCCGAGGACGGCGTCACGGTCGTCGTCGACGCCCCGCCGGACGTCGTGGCCGACCGGGTTCTCGAGGCGCTCGGCCTGGGCGCCGGGCAGTCCTGA
- a CDS encoding type II toxin-antitoxin system VapB family antitoxin, translated as MIFKAVGDGRPYPDHGLTTPKQWSEVPPRQVRLDDLVTTKRTLNLDNLLSEDSTFYGDLFAHVVQYKGVMYLEDGLHRAVRAALQQRAILHARVLVLDD; from the coding sequence GTGATCTTCAAGGCCGTGGGCGACGGACGCCCCTATCCCGACCACGGCCTGACCACGCCCAAGCAGTGGTCGGAGGTCCCGCCGCGCCAGGTGCGTCTCGACGACCTCGTGACGACCAAGCGCACGCTGAACCTGGACAACCTGCTCTCCGAGGACTCCACCTTCTACGGCGACCTGTTCGCTCACGTCGTGCAGTACAAGGGCGTGATGTACCTGGAGGACGGCCTGCACCGCGCGGTCCGCGCCGCCCTGCAGCAGCGAGCGATCCTGCACGCCCGCGTGCTGGTGCTGGACGACTGA
- a CDS encoding DUF4190 domain-containing protein has translation MSEPGSPSDPSAQPSGAAQPYPPVAPVGQPYPQQQPYPTEQPYGAQQPYGAQQPYGAQQPYGAQQPYAGQPYPGQAYQGYPSQQYAPVTPTNTMAMLAMIAGIAGLTLLPLIGSIAAVIMGPMARKEMARTGEQGQGMATAGVITGWIGIGLAVLGVLAMLLFWGVFAASFSTIDYN, from the coding sequence GTGAGCGAGCCAGGATCCCCCAGCGACCCGAGTGCACAGCCGTCCGGCGCTGCGCAGCCCTACCCGCCGGTGGCACCCGTCGGCCAGCCGTACCCGCAGCAGCAGCCCTACCCGACGGAGCAGCCCTACGGCGCGCAGCAGCCTTACGGCGCCCAGCAGCCCTACGGCGCCCAGCAGCCCTACGGCGCCCAGCAGCCCTACGCCGGGCAGCCCTACCCCGGCCAGGCCTACCAGGGCTACCCGAGCCAGCAGTACGCACCGGTGACGCCGACGAACACGATGGCCATGCTCGCCATGATCGCGGGCATCGCAGGCCTGACGCTCCTGCCCCTCATCGGTTCGATCGCCGCCGTGATCATGGGCCCGATGGCCCGCAAGGAGATGGCCCGCACCGGTGAGCAGGGCCAGGGCATGGCCACGGCCGGGGTCATCACCGGCTGGATCGGGATCGGCCTCGCCGTCCTCGGCGTCCTCGCCATGCTGCTCTTCTGGGGTGTCTTCGCCGCCTCGTTCAGCACGATCGACTACAACTGA
- a CDS encoding ABC transporter permease: MNSQPAPADASTAQHHDLAEEFLEQQTVGQRIQGTLHRYPALSPALVLIVSIIAFGILNDRFLRPENLSLITQQVAVVGALAVGQTLIILTAGIDLSVGAVMLLGTMVMAQTATTNGVPGPLALGLGLAVGLLAGLFNGVLVTRLKLPPFIVTLGTLNIFIALTLLYSKGATVRGDDLPGLLTRAGSAFSIGQVRVTVGVLLMLVMYAVVAFCLGQTAWGRHVYAVGDDKDAARLAGISVNRVLLSVYVSAGVVFALAGWILIGRINAASPNAGADANLDSITAVVIGGTSLFGGRGIVWGSLLGALIVGVFRNGLSLAGLDVLYQTLAVGILVIVAVSVDQWIRKGRA, translated from the coding sequence GTGAACAGCCAACCAGCTCCTGCTGATGCGTCGACCGCGCAGCATCACGACCTCGCGGAGGAGTTCCTCGAGCAGCAGACCGTCGGCCAGCGCATCCAGGGCACCCTGCACCGGTACCCCGCGCTGAGCCCGGCGCTCGTGCTCATCGTCTCGATCATCGCCTTCGGCATCCTCAACGACCGGTTCCTGCGGCCGGAGAACCTCTCCCTGATCACGCAGCAGGTCGCGGTCGTCGGGGCGCTCGCCGTCGGCCAGACCCTGATCATCCTCACGGCGGGCATCGACCTGTCGGTCGGGGCCGTGATGCTCCTCGGCACGATGGTGATGGCGCAGACAGCCACCACCAACGGTGTCCCCGGGCCGCTGGCGCTCGGGCTCGGGCTCGCCGTCGGCCTGCTCGCGGGCCTGTTCAACGGCGTCCTGGTCACCCGCCTCAAGCTGCCGCCCTTCATCGTCACCCTCGGCACGCTCAACATCTTCATCGCGCTGACCCTGCTGTACTCCAAGGGCGCCACCGTCCGTGGTGACGACCTGCCGGGGCTCCTCACCCGGGCCGGTTCGGCGTTCTCGATCGGGCAGGTACGTGTCACCGTCGGCGTGCTGCTGATGCTCGTGATGTACGCCGTGGTCGCTTTCTGCCTGGGGCAGACGGCCTGGGGTCGCCACGTGTATGCGGTCGGGGACGACAAGGACGCCGCGCGTCTGGCGGGCATCTCGGTCAACCGTGTCCTGCTGAGCGTCTACGTCAGTGCCGGTGTGGTCTTCGCGCTGGCCGGCTGGATCCTGATCGGTCGGATCAACGCGGCGAGCCCGAACGCGGGCGCGGATGCGAACCTCGACTCGATCACCGCTGTCGTGATCGGTGGGACCAGCCTGTTCGGTGGTCGCGGCATCGTGTGGGGGAGTCTGCTGGGGGCGCTGATCGTCGGCGTCTTCCGCAACGGGCTCTCGCTCGCCGGCCTCGACGTGCTCTACCAGACTCTTGCCGTCGGCATCCTGGTGATCGTCGCGGTCTCCGTGGACCAGTGGATCCGGAAGGGACGGGCATGA
- a CDS encoding LytR C-terminal domain-containing protein, protein MTTSPDRERMLRRRHKHERQAVIFGSIAAALAVASLGAVAVYSGTLSVPMLDREFTTPDVEDVAAMPDPPCPPEGTLPVAYNVIQVNVLNGSGREGLAGTTSTALTTRGFAVLSTGNYPASISSPVQIGFGEAGLAAAYTLAAQFDTPQLLLDTRVDATVDLVLGEDFTDLLDPTLITIDPVAPLVGVPGCVALETALADAVPGPTPTPTVNPDEEFQDGGEGFPTETPAPPAEG, encoded by the coding sequence ATGACGACGTCCCCCGACCGCGAGCGGATGCTGCGCCGGCGGCACAAGCACGAGCGCCAGGCTGTGATCTTCGGCTCCATCGCCGCCGCCCTGGCCGTGGCGAGCCTCGGCGCCGTCGCCGTCTACAGCGGCACGCTGTCCGTCCCGATGCTCGACCGCGAGTTCACGACCCCCGACGTCGAGGACGTCGCCGCGATGCCCGACCCGCCGTGCCCACCCGAGGGCACCCTGCCGGTCGCCTACAACGTGATCCAGGTGAACGTCCTCAACGGCTCGGGTCGCGAAGGCCTGGCGGGCACCACGAGCACCGCGCTGACGACGCGGGGGTTCGCCGTCCTGAGCACGGGCAACTACCCGGCCAGCATCTCGAGCCCGGTCCAGATCGGCTTCGGCGAGGCCGGCCTCGCCGCCGCCTACACGCTGGCCGCCCAGTTCGACACCCCGCAGCTGCTGCTCGACACCCGGGTGGACGCGACAGTCGACCTGGTGCTCGGCGAGGACTTCACCGACCTCCTCGACCCGACCTTGATCACGATCGACCCGGTCGCCCCCTTGGTCGGGGTGCCCGGATGCGTCGCCCTGGAGACGGCCCTGGCCGACGCGGTACCCGGCCCGACGCCGACACCGACCGTGAACCCCGACGAGGAGTTCCAGGACGGTGGCGAGGGCTTCCCGACCGAGACCCCGGCGCCACCGGCCGAGGGCTGA
- a CDS encoding substrate-binding domain-containing protein, with protein MTTAALGAAVLVLAGCTSSPSGDEAGSPSAGSDEEIGVSLIVKTTTNPFFVAMQDGAKQAAEDEGVTLTLAAGKEDGDEDTQIQAIENAISQGQRGILITPNGPAVVDAIEKARAEGLFVIALDTPPDPADAVDITFATDNFDAGLRIGEWTAGHLDGQPAVIAMLDLFDDKIVSVDYNRDQGFLTGMGVDVKDAAVNGDEDPTGSYSGGTYTIVCNEATNGAEDGGATAMETCLSKNPDINVVYTINEPAAYGAYQVLQNAGREGDVTLVSVDGGCAGVGYVKDGIIGATSQQYPLRMAQEGVKAIAELVRTGAAPETSEGLDFFDTGVALVTESPVDGVESIDVAAAEAICWG; from the coding sequence ATGACGACCGCAGCGCTGGGCGCCGCGGTCCTCGTCCTCGCCGGATGCACGTCGTCGCCGTCCGGCGACGAGGCCGGGTCGCCGTCGGCCGGTTCCGACGAGGAGATCGGCGTCTCGCTGATCGTCAAGACCACCACCAACCCGTTCTTCGTCGCGATGCAGGACGGTGCCAAGCAGGCCGCCGAGGACGAGGGTGTCACGCTGACCCTCGCGGCAGGCAAGGAGGACGGCGACGAGGACACCCAGATCCAGGCGATCGAGAACGCGATCTCCCAGGGGCAGCGCGGCATCCTGATCACTCCGAACGGCCCCGCGGTCGTCGACGCGATCGAGAAGGCGCGTGCGGAGGGGCTCTTCGTGATCGCCCTCGACACGCCACCGGACCCCGCCGATGCCGTCGACATCACCTTCGCGACCGACAACTTCGACGCCGGCCTGCGCATCGGGGAGTGGACCGCTGGGCACCTGGACGGCCAGCCCGCCGTGATCGCCATGCTCGACCTCTTCGACGACAAGATCGTCTCGGTCGACTACAACCGCGACCAGGGCTTCCTCACCGGCATGGGCGTCGACGTCAAGGACGCCGCCGTGAACGGTGACGAGGACCCCACGGGCAGCTACAGCGGTGGCACCTACACGATCGTCTGCAACGAGGCCACCAACGGTGCCGAGGACGGCGGGGCGACCGCCATGGAGACCTGCCTGTCGAAGAACCCGGACATCAACGTGGTCTACACGATCAACGAGCCGGCTGCCTATGGCGCCTACCAGGTGCTGCAGAACGCCGGCCGCGAGGGTGACGTGACCCTGGTGTCGGTCGACGGCGGCTGCGCAGGCGTCGGCTACGTCAAGGACGGGATCATCGGTGCGACGTCGCAGCAGTACCCGCTGCGGATGGCCCAGGAGGGCGTCAAGGCGATCGCCGAGCTGGTCCGGACCGGCGCCGCCCCGGAGACCTCCGAAGGGCTCGACTTCTTCGACACCGGCGTCGCGCTCGTGACCGAGAGCCCCGTCGACGGCGTCGAGAGCATTGACGTCGCCGCAGCCGAGGCGATCTGCTGGGGCTGA
- a CDS encoding histidine phosphatase family protein, which yields MRLLLIRHGQTPSNLGGLLDTGAPGADLTGLGRAQAAALSRSVGTEPIDVLYASTLVRTQQTAEPLALTLGLTVEVRAGIREIGAGALEMLGDAASVQTYLDTAFRWSDGDLDLRMPGGESGTEVFERYDQVVAEIAASGAGTAALVSHGAVIRSWTAARVSNVDVDHVASNPLSNTGVVVLEGSPGTGWQALTWEGRALDGGASSTPEADGPAAEPVRSRR from the coding sequence ATGCGACTCCTGCTCATCCGCCACGGCCAGACGCCCTCCAACCTCGGGGGCCTGCTGGACACGGGCGCTCCGGGCGCCGACCTGACGGGCCTGGGCCGCGCGCAGGCCGCGGCGCTGTCGCGGTCGGTCGGGACCGAGCCGATCGACGTGCTCTACGCCTCGACGCTGGTCCGGACCCAGCAGACGGCCGAGCCGCTCGCCCTGACCCTCGGCCTGACGGTCGAGGTCCGCGCGGGCATCCGGGAGATCGGCGCGGGCGCGCTCGAGATGCTGGGCGACGCCGCCTCGGTGCAGACCTACCTGGACACCGCGTTCCGGTGGAGCGACGGCGACCTGGACCTACGGATGCCCGGTGGCGAAAGCGGGACGGAGGTCTTCGAGCGCTACGACCAGGTGGTGGCCGAGATCGCCGCGTCGGGGGCGGGCACGGCCGCGCTGGTCAGCCACGGAGCCGTGATCCGGTCGTGGACCGCCGCGCGGGTGTCGAACGTCGACGTCGACCACGTGGCGAGCAACCCGCTGTCGAACACCGGGGTCGTGGTCCTGGAGGGGAGCCCCGGCACGGGCTGGCAGGCACTGACCTGGGAGGGTCGCGCGCTCGACGGCGGCGCGTCCAGCACACCCGAGGCGGACGGCCCGGCCGCAGAGCCGGTGCGCAGCAGGCGCTGA
- a CDS encoding LacI family DNA-binding transcriptional regulator produces MTTLSDENQGRPPRQRPTMRDVAALAGVGIKTVSRVINDEPGVTPATAERVHAAARALSFRPDLTAGTLRRSDRRSRSLGLILASVDNPFCAAVHRAVEDVAALRGVAVFSASIDEDPERERDLVAAFTSRRVDGLIMTAASTDHSYLRNEQESGTPIILVDRPPQGLEVDSVVVDNAEGARQATAHLIRHGHRRIAYLGDLSRIATARLRHAGFLAAALEAGIPTDQLRAIDDLHSEDAAEAAALRLLDGPEPPTALFASQNLVTIGTIRALRARGVQHTVALVGFDDFELADLLEPAVTVIAQDPARMGALAAEQVFARIDGGHLPVCRTVVPTRLIERGSGEIRPPATDWTP; encoded by the coding sequence ATGACAACGTTGTCTGACGAGAACCAGGGCCGGCCGCCGCGCCAGCGCCCGACGATGCGTGATGTCGCCGCACTCGCCGGTGTCGGCATCAAGACGGTCTCCAGAGTGATCAACGACGAGCCCGGCGTGACGCCCGCCACGGCCGAGCGCGTGCACGCTGCCGCGCGGGCCCTGAGCTTCCGGCCGGACCTGACCGCCGGCACGCTGCGCCGCTCGGACCGCCGCTCGCGCAGCCTCGGGCTCATCCTGGCCAGCGTCGACAATCCCTTCTGCGCGGCCGTCCACCGCGCGGTCGAGGACGTCGCAGCGCTCCGCGGCGTCGCCGTGTTCTCCGCCAGCATCGACGAGGACCCGGAACGCGAGCGCGACCTCGTCGCAGCCTTCACCTCACGCCGCGTCGACGGCCTGATCATGACAGCGGCCTCAACCGACCACTCCTACCTCCGCAACGAGCAGGAGTCGGGTACCCCGATCATCCTGGTCGACCGCCCGCCGCAGGGGCTCGAGGTCGACTCCGTCGTGGTGGACAACGCCGAGGGCGCGCGGCAGGCGACGGCGCACCTGATCCGACACGGTCACCGCCGCATCGCCTACCTCGGTGACCTCTCGCGGATCGCGACAGCGCGGCTGCGTCATGCCGGATTCCTGGCGGCGGCGCTGGAGGCCGGGATACCCACCGACCAGCTCCGGGCGATCGACGACCTGCACAGCGAGGACGCGGCGGAGGCTGCGGCGCTGCGCCTGCTGGACGGGCCGGAGCCACCGACAGCCCTGTTCGCCAGCCAGAACCTCGTCACCATCGGGACCATCCGTGCCCTGCGTGCGCGCGGCGTGCAGCACACCGTCGCGCTGGTCGGCTTCGACGACTTCGAGCTCGCCGACCTGCTGGAGCCGGCGGTGACCGTGATCGCCCAGGACCCCGCCCGGATGGGTGCCCTGGCAGCCGAGCAGGTCTTCGCACGGATCGACGGCGGGCACCTCCCCGTGTGTCGGACCGTCGTGCCGACCCGGCTGATCGAGCGGGGCTCCGGGGAGATCAGGCCGCCGGCCACCGACTGGACCCCCTGA